The Chryseobacterium indicum genome includes a window with the following:
- a CDS encoding calcineurin-like phosphoesterase C-terminal domain-containing protein — MPCLLISAMAFSQASVSGYVYEDSNKNLKKENKEKGIEGVAVSNGAQVVLTDKNGRYSLPVQDGQTIFVIKPSGYMTPINANNLPQYYYQYKPKGSPTDFKYKGSAPTGELPKEINFALNKQNESKNFDILVFGDPQPYTEKQLDYFKRAIVNEVKSTKKNAVLGISLGDLVGDNLSLQKPYADVMKEIGLPWYNVMGNHDMNYEAKEDMLSDETFESNFGPANYSFNYGNVHFIILDDILYPDPRDGKGYWGGFREDQMQFIENDLKLVDKNKLIVVSFHIPLEHKNEDNFRNADRQKLFDNLAPFKNALLLSAHTHVQQQLFYGKTAGWKGSKDLHEYNVGTTCGDWWSGTSDDLGLPTSTMRDGTAKGYSFISFNDNEYKVKYKTAGKPEDYQINLYVPKVVPFPSKTSAKVLANFFIGSKKDKVEYRIDGEKWEEMQYDETVDPSFAMSVFKWDTTQTIFPGRRPSNPESSKHIWTVDFPKKLSLGKHKVEVRATDMYGNQFSATEEFEVQNQIIIP, encoded by the coding sequence ATGCCTTGTCTTTTAATTTCAGCAATGGCATTTTCACAGGCTTCTGTTTCGGGATATGTGTACGAAGACAGCAACAAAAACCTGAAGAAGGAAAACAAAGAAAAAGGAATTGAAGGAGTGGCGGTTTCCAACGGAGCTCAGGTTGTGTTAACCGATAAAAACGGAAGATACAGTCTGCCTGTTCAGGACGGACAGACCATTTTTGTTATCAAACCTTCCGGCTATATGACTCCTATAAATGCAAATAATCTTCCTCAATATTATTATCAGTACAAGCCAAAAGGTTCTCCCACAGATTTTAAATACAAAGGTTCTGCACCTACAGGCGAACTTCCGAAAGAAATTAATTTTGCCTTAAATAAACAGAATGAAAGCAAAAATTTTGATATTCTGGTTTTCGGAGACCCGCAGCCTTACACGGAAAAACAATTGGATTATTTTAAAAGAGCCATTGTAAATGAGGTCAAAAGCACGAAGAAAAATGCGGTGTTAGGAATCAGTCTCGGGGATTTGGTCGGAGATAATTTAAGCCTGCAAAAACCTTACGCAGACGTGATGAAAGAAATCGGGCTTCCTTGGTATAACGTGATGGGAAATCATGACATGAACTACGAAGCAAAAGAAGATATGCTTTCTGATGAGACTTTTGAATCCAATTTCGGACCTGCAAATTATTCCTTCAATTACGGAAATGTGCATTTTATTATTCTGGATGATATTTTGTACCCCGATCCGCGCGACGGAAAAGGATATTGGGGAGGTTTCCGTGAAGATCAGATGCAGTTTATCGAAAACGATCTGAAACTGGTGGATAAAAATAAACTGATCGTTGTTTCTTTCCATATTCCTCTGGAGCATAAAAATGAAGATAATTTCAGAAACGCAGACCGCCAGAAATTGTTTGATAACCTTGCTCCGTTTAAAAATGCTTTGTTGCTTTCGGCGCACACTCACGTTCAGCAGCAGCTTTTTTACGGGAAAACAGCAGGATGGAAAGGTTCCAAAGATCTTCACGAATACAATGTAGGAACAACCTGCGGCGACTGGTGGTCCGGAACTTCTGATGATTTGGGATTGCCAACTTCCACGATGAGAGACGGAACGGCAAAAGGATATTCTTTCATCAGTTTTAATGATAATGAATATAAAGTAAAGTACAAAACTGCCGGAAAACCGGAAGATTATCAGATCAATTTATATGTTCCGAAAGTAGTTCCTTTCCCTTCAAAAACGTCTGCAAAAGTTTTGGCAAATTTCTTCATAGGAAGCAAAAAAGATAAGGTAGAATACAGAATTGACGGCGAAAAATGGGAAGAAATGCAGTATGATGAAACCGTAGATCCAAGTTTTGCGATGTCGGTTTTCAAATGGGACACTACGCAGACTATTTTCCCGGGAAGAAGACCTTCCAATCCGGAATCTTCAAAACATATCTGGACTGTAGATTTCCCGAAAAAACTTTCTTTAGGAAAGCATAAGGTTGAGGTAAGAGCAACGGATATGTATGGAAACCAGTTCTCTGCAACAGAAGAATTTGAGGTACAGAACCAGATTATTATTCCTTAA
- a CDS encoding SusD/RagB family nutrient-binding outer membrane lipoprotein, which translates to MKKLFINIALVASLFIFNSCDRNFEEINTDTSKILNPSVGSLLAPIQYEMANYGYSRANDFTFDIMQIGLDFPNEGNTYSRYYMTEGSGNGVWNTSYKWLKQVNDLRTFAKKEQNNNYLAISMVLNAWIYSNLTDAFGDVPFSEAVKIDQGIITPKYDSQKDIYVQLLNDLKTANSLFDTTKTLTETDLFYNANNNVTGIVNWKKFCNSLSLRLLTRILKRNGEVNVHERIQEIVSNPAIYPIFQSNTDSALLTISGISPYLPPIARPQDFTAYRAAGEFFVNAMKNNNDPRMSMFFTQAKDLATNANIGYKGAPSGYALGSSFNYQPSNFNQNLAKAPLKDLIMTYSEVQFILAELSFKGIITGNTQTYYENGVKSIIEQWGATVPANYFTNANVAYNGTFERIMLQKYISLFFVDHQQWYEYRRTGFPVLPNNGGLQNNGQMPVRFMYPTQTKVMNTANYNAAVQAMGGDNINVKMWWNKP; encoded by the coding sequence ATGAAAAAATTATTCATCAACATAGCTTTGGTTGCTTCACTTTTTATTTTCAATTCTTGCGACAGAAATTTTGAAGAAATCAACACAGATACCAGTAAAATTCTCAATCCGTCTGTAGGAAGCCTTTTGGCTCCCATTCAGTACGAAATGGCAAACTACGGATACAGCAGAGCTAATGATTTTACCTTCGATATCATGCAGATCGGTCTGGATTTTCCGAATGAAGGAAATACGTACAGCAGATATTATATGACGGAAGGAAGCGGAAACGGAGTCTGGAATACCTCTTACAAATGGCTGAAGCAGGTAAATGACCTGAGAACTTTTGCCAAGAAAGAGCAGAACAACAATTATCTGGCAATTTCAATGGTTTTGAATGCGTGGATCTACTCCAATCTTACCGATGCTTTCGGAGATGTGCCTTTTTCTGAAGCGGTAAAAATCGATCAGGGAATCATTACCCCGAAATACGACAGCCAGAAAGATATTTATGTTCAGCTTTTAAATGATCTTAAAACAGCAAACAGTTTATTCGATACCACCAAAACATTAACGGAAACGGATCTTTTCTATAATGCCAATAATAATGTGACGGGAATCGTTAACTGGAAGAAGTTCTGTAATTCTTTATCATTAAGATTGTTAACAAGAATTCTGAAAAGAAACGGAGAAGTAAATGTTCATGAAAGAATTCAGGAAATTGTAAGCAATCCTGCCATATATCCGATTTTCCAGAGCAATACAGACAGCGCTTTATTAACCATTTCAGGAATTTCACCCTATCTTCCGCCAATCGCAAGACCGCAGGATTTTACGGCGTACCGTGCCGCAGGAGAATTTTTTGTGAATGCCATGAAAAATAATAATGATCCGAGAATGAGCATGTTCTTCACGCAGGCAAAAGATCTGGCTACCAATGCGAACATCGGCTACAAAGGCGCTCCTTCAGGATATGCTTTGGGAAGTTCTTTTAATTATCAGCCTTCGAATTTCAACCAGAATCTTGCAAAAGCGCCGTTGAAAGATTTAATCATGACGTATTCTGAGGTTCAGTTTATTCTTGCAGAGCTTTCTTTCAAAGGAATTATTACAGGAAATACCCAGACTTATTATGAAAACGGGGTAAAATCGATCATTGAACAATGGGGAGCCACAGTTCCTGCCAATTATTTTACCAACGCTAATGTGGCTTACAACGGAACTTTCGAAAGAATTATGCTTCAGAAATACATTTCTCTGTTTTTTGTAGATCATCAGCAATGGTACGAATACAGAAGAACAGGATTCCCTGTTTTACCAAACAACGGCGGGCTTCAGAACAATGGACAGATGCCGGTAAGATTTATGTATCCTACCCAGACCAAAGTAATGAACACAGCAAACTACAATGCAGCAGTTCAGGCAATGGGAGGAGACAATATTAATGTTAAAATGTGGTGGAATAAACCATAA
- a CDS encoding IS1 family transposase (programmed frameshift): MKCYKCQSLDKVKAGFTRGLQRYKCKNCGCFYSVESKSDVKSPEQRRLALEMYLEGMGFRAIGRVLNISYGTVYQWVKKWGESVSLPKSQEPIEIVELDEIHSYILNKKNYCWSWIAVDRFGKRYIDFVCGKRNTSTFKKLWNTLKDREINGFCSDYWKSYSELIPTEKHCESKAETFTVESYNSRIRHYLARFKRKTKCYSKKQFMLENSLKLLFLKLNKQLYILK, encoded by the exons ATGAAATGTTATAAATGTCAATCATTAGATAAAGTAAAAGCGGGTTTTACAAGAGGTTTACAAAGGTATAAATGCAAAAACTGTGGATGTTTTTATAGTGTTGAAAGTAAATCGGATGTAAAAAGTCCTGAGCAAAGGCGGCTTGCATTAGAAATGTATTTGGAAGGAATGGGATTTCGAGCTATTGGGAGAGTGTTGAATATCAGTTACGGAACGGTATATCAATGGGTGAAAAAGTGGGGAGAATCGGTTTCTTTGCCAAAATCTCAAGAACCTATAGAAATAGTAGAATTAGATGAAATTCACAGCTACATCCTAAATAAAAAAA ACTACTGTTGGAGCTGGATTGCTGTTGATAGATTTGGAAAGCGCTACATCGATTTTGTTTGTGGGAAAAGAAATACTTCCACTTTCAAAAAGCTCTGGAACACTTTAAAAGACAGGGAAATTAATGGTTTTTGCAGTGACTATTGGAAAAGTTATTCAGAATTAATTCCTACAGAGAAACATTGCGAATCAAAAGCGGAAACATTCACAGTTGAGAGCTATAATTCCAGAATAAGGCATTATTTAGCGAGATTCAAAAGGAAAACAAAATGTTACTCTAAAAAGCAGTTTATGCTGGAAAACTCTTTAAAGTTGCTTTTTCTAAAACTAAATAAACAATTATATATTTTAAAATAA
- a CDS encoding transposase translates to MAYKNIHIGSLLKERVEESNLDMTRITRFFKYSEEEILNQFEKNDIYCEDLLKWSKLLEYDFFRIYTQHLILHAPQRNVNYNKVPAKKSSLPQFRKNIYTKEIIEFILEKINKGKMSKNEVMEQYNIPKTTLYKWISKHEKSLIKKNDPPST, encoded by the coding sequence ATGGCATATAAGAATATTCATATAGGATCTCTTTTAAAAGAAAGAGTAGAAGAAAGCAATTTGGATATGACAAGAATTACAAGATTTTTTAAATACAGTGAAGAAGAAATTTTAAATCAGTTTGAAAAAAACGATATCTATTGTGAAGATCTGCTGAAATGGTCGAAATTATTAGAGTATGATTTTTTCAGGATCTATACACAGCATCTAATATTGCATGCTCCTCAGAGAAATGTAAATTACAATAAAGTTCCTGCCAAAAAGTCTTCCTTACCGCAGTTCCGGAAAAACATCTATACCAAAGAAATTATTGAATTTATTCTGGAAAAGATCAACAAGGGAAAAATGTCTAAAAATGAAGTAATGGAACAATATAACATTCCTAAAACAACATTATATAAATGGATTTCTAAACATGAGAAAAGTCTCATCAAAAAAAATGATCCTCCATCAACCTAA
- a CDS encoding 3-ketoacyl-ACP reductase, with protein MNINGKNAIVTGGGRGLGKAVALALANEGVNVAITGRNEENLKMVVDEIQKLGVKSAYAVFSIDNEIHVKAGIESIAEQLGGVDILINNAGIGDFGSIEEMPSETWEQVIKTNLFGVYYAAKAVYPFMKEKGEGDIVNVASTAGLKGGPNMSAYAASKAAVVSLSQSMMAEWRKQNIRVITLTPSTIASDMSIQGGLTDGNPDKVLQPEDFAEWVRDILKMNRRALIANGSIFSTNP; from the coding sequence ATGAATATAAACGGAAAAAATGCCATCGTTACAGGAGGCGGAAGAGGATTGGGAAAAGCAGTAGCTTTAGCTTTGGCAAATGAAGGAGTAAACGTAGCCATTACGGGAAGAAATGAAGAAAACCTTAAAATGGTAGTCGATGAAATCCAGAAACTGGGAGTAAAATCGGCTTACGCAGTTTTCAGTATTGATAATGAAATCCATGTGAAAGCAGGGATCGAATCAATTGCGGAGCAGTTAGGAGGTGTTGATATTTTAATTAACAACGCAGGGATCGGAGATTTCGGTTCTATTGAAGAAATGCCTTCCGAAACCTGGGAACAGGTGATTAAAACCAATCTTTTCGGAGTATATTATGCAGCAAAAGCGGTTTATCCTTTCATGAAAGAAAAAGGAGAGGGAGATATTGTAAACGTTGCATCTACAGCAGGTTTGAAAGGCGGGCCGAATATGTCGGCTTACGCAGCATCCAAGGCAGCAGTTGTTTCCCTGTCTCAGTCGATGATGGCAGAATGGAGAAAACAGAATATCCGCGTGATTACTTTAACGCCGAGCACTATTGCTTCAGATATGTCGATTCAGGGAGGTTTAACAGACGGAAATCCTGATAAAGTTCTTCAGCCGGAAGACTTTGCTGAATGGGTAAGAGATATTTTAAAAATGAACAGAAGAGCGCTGATCGCAAACGGTTCTATTTTCTCTACCAATCCTTAA
- a CDS encoding SH3 domain-containing protein, producing MKTFFTILFVFIVQIFSAQEDDYAYANGVFDFEENKTQKIFTDWTRIRQSPNVSSPVLDSLQSNQQILIVKKDETILKLGERRANWYKISYQKGDTTSEGYVWGGNLAVGYRNKNGYDFLFGLTKTLTKKDPGFNVTIQQNYASVKVMEGNALIDEVSFETGSGESLSYGSFATESNHKLKNVELTLKAIVSGEACGIPGYDQYILFRNKKLIALPQLMSVGDADVYYHSEEFIFPNDKGGIPNAFIFKMKEMEKDDKDREKKKKATKVYSWDGNSYKLK from the coding sequence ATGAAAACTTTTTTCACCATTCTGTTTGTATTCATTGTTCAGATTTTCTCTGCGCAGGAAGATGATTATGCATATGCAAACGGAGTTTTCGATTTTGAAGAAAATAAAACACAGAAAATATTCACGGACTGGACGAGAATCAGACAGTCTCCGAATGTCAGTTCTCCGGTTTTGGATTCTCTTCAGAGCAATCAGCAGATTTTAATTGTTAAAAAAGACGAAACGATCCTGAAATTAGGCGAAAGAAGAGCGAACTGGTATAAAATTTCTTACCAGAAAGGGGATACAACTTCTGAAGGTTATGTTTGGGGCGGAAATCTGGCAGTTGGTTATAGAAATAAGAATGGCTACGATTTTCTTTTCGGTCTCACCAAAACATTAACGAAGAAAGATCCCGGCTTTAACGTAACTATTCAGCAGAATTACGCTTCTGTAAAAGTTATGGAAGGAAATGCGCTGATTGATGAGGTTTCTTTTGAAACAGGTTCGGGAGAAAGTTTAAGCTACGGAAGTTTTGCAACGGAAAGTAATCATAAGCTTAAAAACGTTGAACTGACTTTAAAAGCCATTGTTTCGGGCGAAGCCTGTGGAATTCCAGGTTATGACCAATATATTTTGTTTAGAAATAAAAAACTGATTGCTTTACCTCAGTTAATGAGTGTTGGTGATGCCGATGTTTATTACCATTCTGAGGAATTTATTTTCCCGAATGACAAAGGCGGAATTCCCAATGCTTTCATCTTTAAAATGAAAGAAATGGAAAAGGATGACAAAGATCGTGAAAAGAAGAAAAAGGCTACTAAAGTGTATAGTTGGGACGGAAATTCTTACAAACTGAAATAA
- a CDS encoding beta strand repeat-containing protein: MNRKIVLVLVLSMTGIVANAQTSLGKVGINTPSPSATLDVTGNPTDTNAADGILAPRLTGNELKAKDALYDTPQIGTLVYATAAANPTTTKTINVTSEGYYYFDSNKVWVKIPNGTVNNGNFWSLAGNAGTTPGTNFLGTTDAQNLVFKVNNILSGYIQYTPTLLTATTGFDHRTTFGYNAGSSITTGDDNTLFGSYAGTGITTGTRNTVFGSRAMSLNTVTTVDNTAIGAFALANNTGARNMAVGSNTLYNNTTGNNNVALGDTALNNNITGSQNVAVGQNSLSVLGFGGAAAGTNNTAIGQSSLGSMTTGTGNTGIGASTAISNGLTNATAIGYQASVTQSNSLILGGITGVNSGTDTNVGIGTTAPAAKLDVVGTARVSNTTATTATKILGTDANGQLNDITLGSGLGLSSGTLSNTGVTSLSATAPITVSASTGTATIALTRNNLNTGTSSSTATAPVTITNGTNAVVNGANTSVTVNNTAPLWNASQLQGSNVSTAVPTDKQYLKYNGTTSQWEPTTVDKSGASATNTGTQSFVITAGTSSTTQITLNNKTFGGKVADNLSEFDTATGKFTAKGDGVRVFSIAYNFTRTGTGATPVISFDINGVSGSSQSINASGTTITGTYIFAAYLTNGSTYYPEINITLGGSTNQTYTFTPNSNFFVVTQP, from the coding sequence ATGAATAGAAAAATTGTACTCGTATTAGTATTATCTATGACAGGAATTGTAGCTAATGCACAGACTTCTCTTGGAAAGGTTGGGATTAATACTCCGTCACCCAGTGCAACACTGGATGTTACAGGAAATCCAACAGATACCAATGCTGCGGATGGAATTCTTGCTCCACGTCTTACAGGAAATGAATTGAAAGCAAAAGACGCTTTGTACGATACACCACAAATAGGAACTTTGGTGTATGCAACAGCGGCAGCAAACCCTACTACAACAAAAACAATAAACGTAACATCAGAGGGATATTATTATTTCGATAGCAATAAGGTTTGGGTAAAAATACCCAATGGAACAGTAAACAACGGAAATTTTTGGTCTTTGGCAGGTAATGCAGGAACCACACCCGGCACGAATTTTCTAGGTACTACCGATGCACAAAACTTAGTGTTTAAAGTAAATAATATATTGTCAGGATATATCCAATATACTCCAACGCTATTAACAGCTACTACCGGTTTTGATCACAGAACAACCTTTGGTTACAATGCGGGATCTTCCATTACAACAGGCGACGACAACACTTTGTTTGGATCATATGCAGGTACCGGAATAACAACAGGGACAAGAAATACAGTATTTGGTTCTCGTGCGATGTCTTTAAATACAGTTACAACAGTTGATAATACAGCGATAGGGGCTTTTGCTTTAGCAAATAATACAGGTGCCAGAAATATGGCAGTTGGTTCAAATACTTTATATAATAATACAACGGGGAATAACAACGTAGCACTTGGGGATACTGCATTAAATAATAATATTACAGGCAGTCAAAATGTGGCTGTAGGACAAAATTCTTTATCTGTTTTAGGTTTTGGAGGTGCAGCGGCGGGAACAAACAATACAGCTATTGGGCAATCTTCTTTAGGGAGCATGACCACCGGTACTGGAAATACAGGGATTGGCGCTTCCACGGCAATAAGCAATGGCTTAACCAATGCAACGGCAATAGGTTATCAGGCTTCTGTAACACAAAGCAACAGTTTAATTTTGGGTGGAATCACAGGTGTGAATTCCGGAACAGATACTAATGTAGGGATTGGTACCACTGCGCCTGCTGCAAAATTAGACGTGGTAGGTACTGCAAGAGTGTCTAACACTACAGCCACTACAGCAACAAAGATTTTAGGTACGGATGCGAACGGACAGTTGAATGATATTACCCTGGGTTCAGGATTGGGATTATCTTCCGGAACATTATCCAATACCGGTGTTACGAGTTTATCTGCAACAGCTCCTATCACAGTAAGTGCTTCAACAGGAACAGCCACAATAGCCTTAACCAGAAATAATCTTAACACAGGTACAAGTTCTTCAACAGCTACAGCTCCGGTTACAATTACCAACGGAACAAATGCTGTTGTAAACGGAGCAAACACTTCGGTTACGGTAAATAATACAGCCCCTTTATGGAATGCCAGCCAATTGCAGGGAAGCAATGTAAGTACAGCTGTACCTACGGATAAACAATACCTGAAATACAACGGAACAACTTCACAGTGGGAACCTACTACAGTGGATAAATCGGGTGCATCGGCAACCAATACAGGAACACAGAGTTTCGTTATTACTGCCGGAACTTCTTCTACCACGCAGATTACTTTAAACAATAAAACTTTTGGAGGAAAAGTCGCAGACAATTTAAGCGAATTTGATACTGCCACAGGAAAGTTTACTGCAAAAGGTGACGGAGTGCGTGTATTTTCCATTGCTTATAATTTCACAAGAACCGGTACAGGAGCTACGCCCGTTATTAGTTTTGATATAAATGGTGTTTCAGGGTCATCACAGTCTATTAATGCATCCGGAACAACAATTACCGGAACTTATATTTTTGCAGCGTACTTAACGAACGGCAGCACTTACTATCCGGAAATCAATATAACACTTGGAGGATCAACAAATCAGACTTACACTTTTACTCCAAACAGCAACTTCTTTGTCGTAACACAGCCATAA
- the prmA gene encoding 50S ribosomal protein L11 methyltransferase, which produces MQNYLEFDFKITPLQPWNEILMAELIEIGFDSFTEEINGILGYIQKDLFNEEELKALPLFQNDEVKIEYTFKEMPNINWNEEWEKNFEPINIDDKVLIRAEFHESVPGMHEIVIQPKMSFGTGHHPTTHLMIQQMMDIDFNGKKVLDMGCGTSVLAIYAKQIGAGETKAIDIDEWSVENSKENAVRNNVELDIELGTAENLGKEHYDIILANINRNILISDIPTYVSVLNEGGKLLLSGLCFFDVDDILEVCKENGLELKKQLQREEWVSLLLEK; this is translated from the coding sequence ATGCAAAATTATTTAGAATTCGATTTCAAAATCACACCGCTTCAGCCGTGGAACGAAATATTAATGGCAGAACTTATTGAGATAGGTTTCGACAGTTTTACGGAAGAAATCAACGGTATTTTAGGATATATTCAGAAAGATTTATTTAATGAAGAAGAGCTGAAAGCGTTGCCGCTTTTTCAGAATGATGAGGTAAAAATTGAATATACTTTTAAGGAAATGCCGAACATCAACTGGAATGAAGAATGGGAAAAGAACTTCGAACCGATTAATATTGATGATAAAGTGCTGATCAGAGCAGAGTTCCATGAATCTGTTCCGGGGATGCATGAAATTGTTATTCAGCCGAAAATGTCTTTCGGAACAGGACATCATCCGACAACGCATCTGATGATCCAACAGATGATGGATATTGATTTTAACGGTAAAAAAGTGCTGGATATGGGTTGTGGAACGTCGGTTCTGGCAATTTATGCAAAACAGATCGGAGCCGGAGAAACCAAAGCGATTGATATTGATGAATGGTCGGTGGAAAACTCCAAAGAAAATGCAGTAAGAAATAATGTGGAACTGGATATTGAGCTGGGAACTGCGGAAAATTTAGGCAAAGAACATTACGATATTATTTTGGCAAACATCAATAGAAATATTTTAATTTCAGACATTCCGACATATGTTTCTGTTTTAAATGAAGGTGGAAAATTACTGCTTTCCGGATTGTGTTTCTTTGACGTGGATGATATTCTTGAAGTGTGTAAAGAAAATGGTTTGGAGCTTAAAAAACAACTTCAGAGAGAAGAGTGGGTAAGTTTGCTGCTTGAAAAATAA
- a CDS encoding helix-turn-helix domain-containing protein produces MKELKKPNYKRIYNDLLSEKYPEKKEKCTKLLSKKHLSFVDIIRLNELIFGKNNEAFNQQYRSYDKKTISEILEYQKKNNLNNTQLASHFKMSRNTVTKWKKIKEINFIR; encoded by the coding sequence ATGAAAGAATTAAAAAAACCGAATTATAAAAGAATTTACAATGATCTGTTGTCTGAAAAATATCCCGAGAAAAAGGAAAAATGCACAAAGCTGCTTTCCAAAAAACACCTGTCTTTTGTAGACATTATAAGACTGAATGAGCTTATATTCGGTAAGAACAATGAAGCTTTTAATCAGCAATACCGTTCCTACGACAAAAAAACAATATCTGAGATTCTTGAATATCAAAAAAAGAACAACCTCAACAATACCCAGCTTGCCAGTCATTTTAAAATGAGCAGGAATACCGTTACAAAATGGAAAAAAATAAAGGAAATAAATTTCATCCGATAA